The Mastacembelus armatus chromosome 14, fMasArm1.2, whole genome shotgun sequence genomic interval GAATGTTCCATGTTTTTTGTCTCCAGGATGAAGAAAAAATTACAGTCTCTGCAACACAAAGCACTAATAATGCAGGTGGGTACACAACATGTCTAACATTGTCAAACTGAAAGCCCTGTTCCTTCCTCACTCTGTCGTTTCTTTACACTGTAATTTGTCCTTGTCTGTGCAGAGTTGCAGAGTGCAGCTGAGACCCAGCCTCCCAAGCAAGAAGCAGAAACAATGGTCAGTTCTTGGAACCTCATTTTACATGTTctcttctctgcttcttctttatCTTTGCCTCTCATTCTCAGATCAAGTCACAGACCGTATACTCTCTTTGgatcaaatcaaataaacagcTAAAGAAGTTGCTGTATTTGGCCTAAGCTGCAGAAATGACCAAATCACATTTAATTTTCTCTTGTACAAAAAACTGTTGAACTGACACTAAATAAGGCATTACAAAGGCATAAACAGTTTGTAATTTTCTAGCCTTTTGGTCTCTCTCTAATCTTCTgaccctcttcttcttctggtgctgcttgttttcttgTTCCCTCTTCCTGTCTACCTCCTgactccctctttcctttgatCTCCTTTCCTctggtttctgtctttgtgttcatgtgtgattgtttgcatgcggctgcatgtgtgtgtgatggggcCTGTGGTCAGTGTCTGCAGGACACCAGCCAATATGTGCTGAGTGAACTGGCAGCACTGGAGACGGAGCAGAAGCACATCGACAGCAGAGCTGCTGTGGTAGAAAGACGCCTACGAAGCCTCATGGAAACAGGTGAGGTGCTCACGAAGTTGGGTGGTCTTTTGCTATTTGTGCACTGCACATCCATCCAAACTCAAGTAGGCCCGTATTAGCCTTGGTTAGCCAAGTAGCTGTAACAACGCTCCACACTTAACATCttacatgttaaaataaaataaaatacagctttAAATATGTGAAGAGATTTTTCCTGCATAGGGCAGTTTTACAAACCCATATACACCCACACCTGCAAAGTTCAAAGCAAACTGAACTGTTTGTTAGCTGCAATTATCTCTAaattactgttttcatttttgtttattcttctACCCAcaattacccacaatgcaactggTCTGCTAACGGTTTGGTTagaaactttttcattttcGAATTTGTAGTCTTCAGACCTAACCACTAAAGACATCTTGAGACCTAGTCAAATATGCAAAAGGAGGGGTAGCACTAGAGCTAAAGGTATTAAGCAGCTATATTTGTAGTTTGCAACGATGTGCAACCTACAAATATAGCTGCAGCACATCTAACTTCAAAATCTACGTTAACTGTCCATTTACTGTCAGTTTCTAAAACAACTTAAACAGCTGTAGGTAAACATTCCTTTCTATTTCTACTTATACAGGAAGTGACcgtgatgaggaggagagacTGATCCAGGAGTGGTTCATGCTGGTGAACAAGAAAAACGCTCTGATCCGAAGACAGGACAACCTGGAGCTACTGTAACTACTAAACACTAAGCACATGTACATACACGTAGAGTTTACTACACACTCTTTTTTTTACTTGCCCTATTATTGGCTGCGTCTACAGGCAAGAGGAGCAGGATCTAGAGCGGAGATTTGAGCTTCTGACCAGAGAGCTGCGAGTCATGATGGCTATTGAAGGTTAGCAGCCAACAGTGGTGATAGAAATATTCAAGTCATTTAGCTAAGCAAACATAcatgtgcagtaaaaagtatttACAGTTGACTGACAAGTGGATAATAAGAGTACAAGTGTGAGTTAATACCACATAAAGTAAAAGTGTTTTGTTGACCCGTTCCCCTCTTCCCCTTTGTCCATGATTATATGAACCTTAGTGTAaagttctgctgtttgtcctgcAGACTGGCAGAAGTCGTCTGCTcagcagcagagggagcagCTGCTCCTGCAGGAGCTGGTGTCTTTGGTCAACCAACGCGATGAAATCATCAGAGATATTGATGCCAAGGAGagagggtgagtgtgtgtgggaaaGACAAAACTAACCCCAGGAGGGAGCTGGTGAATTCctaaaataaaagggaaaacGTTAAAAAAATTTTAATCAAAAAGATGAACATGACATTGTAGTTCATTCAGTGTAGTTCAGTTGAATgtattactgtatattaatagATACAGGCCTGAGTACAAAAAGCTGAGATTTAGTGTCATATGCGTTATATTGTGAtatgtatctgtatgtgtaggGCACTGGAGGAGGATGAGCGTTTGGAGCGCGGTCTCGAGATGAGACGGagaaaatacagcaacaaagacaaatgtgtcTTACAGTGAGAAAGAAGGACAAGAACAAACAGGTTTTACTACTGAGACCCTGAAGTCCTGAAACATCATATTTTTGTATCAGGTTGATAATTTGTGTGCACAAGTTATTCTCTTGTGTGTGAAGGGTAAAGACATATCTTTCAGGACTTTTGGGGctttgtaatttctttttttaagtacCTATATTTTCCTGGAGAACTGTCAGATTTGAGATTGAAATTGTccatgttaaaaacaaatgataaagtAATATTTTTCAGTCGGTCTTAACATAATAGTATTATTTTGATTCTGTCtacctattttatttatttaaaagatgtGTCAGATTGTTGTAACTCTATTGCACATAGtgttttgtgtggttgtgtaaGTTTTTATTCAGTATTTGGACACTGGATTTTCCTTTTTAGAGGACAAAGAATGTGTTCCTTCCTCATGACAAGATCTTGTGAAAGTTAAAACCAAAATGTGCCATATCTTTGGACGTGATCTGCTAAAGCATTTACAGtgaacacacataaaacatCTGCTCCTGGAGATATTTGTTAtacattattttgtcatttgtcattgaCATTTCCACCCTGAAAAATTCATCATCTATATCATCTATAATGTGTATCTGATGTTCATACCTGCTTTAATTGCAGAAATTAACCTGATTCCTTGTGTCTGGTTTGTTTGGATTAATGTATGCATGCTTTTTGAGGTGTAACGATAAAGTGGTACTGCTTCACATCACTACTGTATGCCTGTCACACACTGTATTCCTGttgatttctgtatttatgagataaagatgatgatgaattGTATTAACtatgaggaagaaaataaatactggttggttgttttatgtttgctgtcattcagttctctgtcttttttggttttggacACAAATATAGTGCAATCTAGCAAATATAGTGCAATCATCCCTGCAAAAACACATCCTGTGTGAGGCTGAAACATTATCATATTTGTGATATTAAGCGTAATCAGCTGTGGTGTTGCACATTAGGCACAATTTAAGCTATTGCCACAATCTTTGAGCCCTGAGACCAACACTTTGGTGTCAGAATCAGGTCACCTAAATCAAACAAATGTCTGGAACCATATGATCGGTgaggtacttttttttttacattatcaaTTCATTAATGGACACACCTATTTCTTTCAAGTAAATTAATAAATACTTGCAAAAATAAGCTTTCCTTTGACTTCTGAATCTGTAGCTAAATCCTTTGTATTCAGAGTCATAAGCATGTTACTAATTAGTGAAATGTTTCCTACTAGTTTTTTTTCTAGAACATAAGAATAATAAGTGGTTCTCAATGGAAAGTTCTTCCATGACTAGGTCATGGTGCTCTCATCGCCGTGGCCCGGTTTGATTCCCGGTTAGGGAATGATAAGTTTCTTGCACTGCTTTCCTGTAGAGTGTCTAGAGTGGCTAAAGCTCCTCGTGTCCTGTATCTGACATCGGCCTTAGTTTGTACAGCTGATTTTCCACTGAACAGAGATGTATCCTTAGGAATATTTCACGTGAAGGGTCCATTGTGTACTAAAAAAGGCAACAGAGCTGCATCAATACCTTTCCAGTATTTAACAATATCAGTAGGTTGACAATTTGTTCtgggtttttattatttgacagGTGGTTTTTTTGTATCAATCTTATGCAAATTagatattttgtttatttttgaagTAAAAAGTGTTATATACAGCCCctacagaaaacattaaaatgagcATTTCATCAAATGTTAAGGcactgttcttttttatttcatgatcttacaaaatgtaaacattaattTGCCCAGGGGTGCTTAAACCCCAGCCCAGGCTCAAAAATTGAGAATTACCATATACCCCAGCCCAGGCTCAAAAATTTCATTAAGTGTTGCATGGTAaagtaaacccacgcaagcacggggagaacatgcaaattccacacagaaaggtccctgacgggTTTCAAACCTAAAACCTTCTTCCGTGCTAACCACTAAGGCACTGTGCTGCCATCCAGtaggacattttttttccataatcaGTACCCcccaaatgacaaaaaataccTGATTCCTCTTCAGATATTAATGATCTGAGGTGGGTTTTTTTGCCCCAGGGACGAGCCCAGTTTGTGTTACAGTGTTGGAGTGTAACTAAATACTAGCACTACTTGTTACTTTACAGTTTATACAAAAAACATTGATGTGCTCATGAAGTATGATTAGACTACTCAACTGTTTATAAAACAGAACTAGCACCACCTAATACATTGTATTACATTTTGCTAGTTGCAATTAAAAAACTGGCAACATAGCGTTAGACGTTGTAATGTCTGCTAAAATAATACAGCAATAGCAGTATTACAGTAGAGGTTGGCATTAAATGTAGCTCAGTATAGCTGAGATACCCATGCTAACCGTGTGTTTTATCATAATCCAGTGAGCATCATTTAAAAGTGACTATGATCCATTCTCTAGATACTGTTTGAACTGTGAACATCCCCTACACAGGGAGGTTAAAAGTCAGCATCAGTGATGCATCTCTCTCAAGCACACTTCGCAAAGAGGGCTGAATCTTCCCTGCCACTCTGTTCCTTAACTTTCACACTTCAGGGTAAATACAATTTTCAGACAGGTTGATTTTGCCTTTCCAGGTCACTGCGTCTGTGTGGGAGTTGATGGGAGTTCGTATAGAAGGTTTTATTCCTGCGGCCATAGTCCCACTGCTGCTGACCGTGTTGAGAGAGAAAATCTCAAACCAGATTAAACCTCGATGAGAAAGTTGATGTTTCTGTCCCTACCAACCATTTGTAATGAATGCTACAAGAATTAGACAATATACAACTTCAGCAGCTGTTgttcacagctgttttcacaatAAGCATGACAGTGCTTGGCTAAGAGCATTGATATGACTGCATAGAGAATTTGTAGATCCATGTCAGaacctgaagaaaaaacaaacagaataaatatcTTCATATCTAGTGTTTCTATAAAGCAGTCTTATTTTTAACAATCATATTTCTTTCATCTGTCAGAACTAAAGTCAACCTTAGAACCTATGGTTTTAAGTTAAGTGGATTTAAGTGGTGAAGCCACCACTGCTGAGCAGTTCTTTTGCTGCTTCAAAACTGTACTTCACTGATCCTGTTTCCCTCTTAGAACATTTTATATGTGCTGCACTAAGGCAGTTTGGACATTTCATTAGCTCAGTTTCCATTCCCAATACACATGGTTTTACAACCTCCATTAGATTTGTGCTTTTGGCAGTAACATCccagaaacatgtttaaactgCACCCTGCTGTTTCTAAAGCCCTTTCTTTAATCTGATTTAAATATATGTCCAGTGGATGTTATAGACAACTGATTTTATTCtaaatgtcagatttttatCCTGCTCCCCTGATGCATTCTGCAATAGACAACCCTGATGGCCTCACTGGGGAACTGAAGTCTACACTGGGTGATTTAAACCTTGTATATATATACTCAAATGTTACGCTGACTGAATTAGGGTTGAGGACTTGTACATGTGTTCTTTCATGCATTTGATGTGTATTACGTATTGAAGTCTTGATTTAATTTCCCCAGATGTTCAATCATGGAGACTGTGTGTGGGAGATGCAATGTCGCTTAGGAACCAGGTGGTGGCCCCAGTGACAGAGGAGCTGGTGTTCAGAGGGGCCATGTTGCCAATGCTGGATCTGggcctttttttctgttaatataTCCAACATTATTTTGAATGAGATGATATTTCATAACCAACTCTGGATTTTTCCCCAATTCCTAACTATTTTACTTTGTTATTCCAGCTCATTTCCACCATGTCATAGAGCAACAACGTCTCCACAAGGACAGCATGAGTGTCTTTCTGCTGGTGGCAGGTCAGTCAGCTTACAAACCTCTTCTCAACTAAACCAATCTGTCATAATGCAATGCAAGcaaatgattaaaatgaatCCACATAAACTATACATGGCTAAATTACATGCTATATGGATGATATCTGATTTACATCACACAACTGTGTGAattagcttttctttttcaaatctCACTACTTGAGATTTGAACTTGTGAGTCCATTTAACGTTTTAGTACATGTTCATCTACAATACACATCTCATTGAACGGCCTGTCTCTTTCTGTAGTTCATGTTGTAGGTCCAGTTTTGTGCCACTCATTCAGTAACAGCCAGGGCCTGACATCAATGCTGCCCTACAACACCCTCATATGTGATGGGAACCCTGCTGTTCTATGGTTCCATTCCTGTCTGCAGCCTGACTCCCCCTCCAGCATCTGTATGCTAGATTAAATCAACTGACATGTAGTCCACTATTAAAACTTTTCatgctttattattttcatgCTTTCAAATAAGAATGTGTTCTCAtaaacatgtttgtcatttagATGTGCACATGGATGCATGAGAGGAGAACAATTCTAGCAGATCAGACATTTCCTGCAGGCTTCAAAATATTTCCTACTGTACTGAAACTCAACACCAGTACAACCTTCCttggctgagagagagagaaagatgtgcatgtgtcagaaaaacagataaactcTGAAAGGGAAGGAGTGAAAATggaaagcagcagaggagacacagtagacaaagacacacatgtaGACAGAGCCTGGGGCAGAAACATAGAAACTGTGGccaagaaacacacaaaaggaACCAAAGTGGAgcgtgtgagagagagagagagagagagagagagagagaaagctaTGTCAAGTCACATTGTGAGGACAAATAAGGCCATGAAACTCAAACTTGTGCTAGGGAACGAAGTAAGAAAAATTGGTTACAGCCAGCGGCAACAAAACCTTcgctgagaagagaagagaagagaagagaaaagagaagagaagagaagagaagagaagagaagagaagagaagagaagagaagagaagagaagagaagagaagagaagagaagagaagagaaaaatatggAGAATAGAAAAGTAAAGATAGAAGAGGAAGATGGGGAAAACATTTGTGTCCCTAGGGAAATTGAGAATGTGGATGAGCTGAgggtgaggatgaggatgaggagagcAGAGGTCATTCAGGGTCAAGGAGAATGGTAAAGGGTGCAGATTGAGAGGCGAGGTTGAATATTCAGTCTATGTGTTGCCCCCTGTTTACCAGTCTGTGTTAAATTTAACATGCAGATGTGACAGTGGAATCAATAATTTCATCTAACACTTGGCAGTAAAAATAATTACTATATATCCCAAGATGTCTAACTATTCTTTTAACTTGAACATGCAGTATAtacagtgaatgtgtgtttgagtagCAATGCATCATTACTTTTAGCACCAAATAACCTTTGTTGGCAAACATGATTTCATGTCAGGACCAGTTAGGTTTAAAGAAATGAGGAGTTTttcaaatctttgttttttcaatgaCAGACTGCTGATTTCTCATCACGCTCCCTCTTTTGCTTCACATTCATATATTACAGTTCGGTCATACTTGGGGGTTTTCCAGTACAGCAGACTCTTCAGCTGCTGGCTGCTGAAAGTTTGAGGATTTGAGGGAATTTACTGCTCTGGATCAGACTTGACACCAGTTGTTGCAAGAAGCAACTGTATTATCTATTTACCTCCTAGTGTCTTTCCTTGAAAATTAGACCAAGACAAACTCCAACAACGTCTGATTTGGCAGCCACCATCTGTGAGAGTAAAGTGGCTGCAGACGCACAGTTGGGAATGTGAAATGAAGACAGCAGAATaacaaagaggaaagaaagagaggctGTTTTTCGACTTTCCTGCTTAAGACTGATCTGCAGAAGGTTTTAGCAGTTTGGTTAGGGAGAAATTTACCTTCATTTGCTGATGCTGAGTTAAGCAGTTTATTGTTTCTCTGCCCTTTTTAAAGATTAGCAGCATTCTGAgcaaaatgcagtaaaaattGAGAATAAGTCATATAAAGGATGTGGACATGGgacagaaaatgtgacatttcaatAGTTGAAGCTCAGACAGAATAGGAGGAAATAGTTCAGACAGAAGTCAGACGTGATGGCTAATCTCAAAGGTCCTACACATCAAAAGCCTTTCTGTCTTTGTCGCGCTGTCGAGGTTTTGTGTCCTGGACCTTTCAGGTAGAAACGTCATCCTTCCTTCTCACTGTTGATGCATTTAccattagacacacacacacacaaatggctcCCTCTCTGGAGAAATATTAGTATATCTTGAAAGACACTACAAAGAAACATGagatgtctgtatgtgtgtatgtgcatggtTGTGTGTATGGAAAAGCTGAGTCTATCATCTGGTAAAGGGATAATCAGCCAGGAATTATCCTTTCCTTttgctccctccatctctctttctgcctctcagcagttttttaaatcttaattacCAGAGTTTCTGTCTATGGTTTGTTTAAACATAGGTGATTCTTTATGTACAGCGGTTTCCTCTTTCAGTTCCATTGACCATATATTATTGTTCCTTGAGCCTTTGCTAATTGCGTTGCCTTTCTCTGCCTCCAaagctaaaaaaatatttttggacaGATAGGGATTTGTTACTGTAGTTTCCATCAGCACCCATGTTTGTTAAACTTGTCATATGACTCCTTACTGGAAATTCAGTAGCAGCTGTTCACACAATGgtattcatttttccattttttttaagCACATTAAAATGCAAGCATGCTGAATAGAAGGTCTGACATCTTAAAGAAACTAAATTTCCCAAGTTCTACCTATGCACAGAGTGTTGGCAGTTCACAATCCGAAAATCTTAAAGCTGTTCCACTGGAACTGCTCAGTGGATAATGGCAGGAGGCTGTGTTTGTAGTGGGCAGCTCCCAGATGTGGATATAAGTGAAACTGGGCATGCTGAAACTCATGTGCAGAAACCTATTTCATGCTTAAATAAGGGTTAACAAATGGTAACTTGCAAACAGACATCTTAGCTGCTTAGAAATAGATGTGATGTATGGTTACCAAGAAGATTACATCTAGCTCTGAAAGTGTCCAAACATTTTAATTGATGGTTTCAGTAACCGTAGACTTCAGTTGGCAGGGATTTATCTTCTCTGGACTGAACAATTGAACGGCGACCCAGTCTGCTCAGATGTTTGTGGTGAAAAGTTGTTGATAGTTCGGGTGTGGACGGAGGGCATTCATGTCtgctttgaaaaatgaaacatatggACCTTGTAGAAGAAGTGGATAGAAGTATCGTCTTTTTCCTCCCACTCCACAGAAATCACCAGGAATGCCTACACTCCATTATTTAACCACAAGGCCACAGCTAattgcttcagtgtgtgtgcgtgagtgcatgtgtgcgtgtgtgtgtgtgtgtgtgtgtgtgtgtgtgtgtgtgtgcgcgcgtgcgtgtgtgtgtgtgagtgtgtgtgtgcaagagagagagacataagACACCAGCGGTTGGGAAAAATGAACAACTGACGTGTCCTGCTGTGTTTGATATAGCAGAATTGCTTCAATAGGCTTGAATGGTGTGAGTCTGTGCTCCAAGACAACAAGGAACTAACAATGCACATCTGTTGACATCAGCATGAAGGTTTGCTGACTTCTGGACCAGCAGCAGTTCTATTTATCTAAATCAtgaaaataacttttctttttattcattttaggGAAAAGCTGAGGAGAAGTATGACTTGTGGAATTCATTATTTTCCAGACTGCTTGTCCTTTAGTGACTTAGCCTATTTACAGCCTTACACTAGTATGCAGtaacagaataaaacaacagaCCTTTATTTTCCCTACATGCAGCTGTAACATTGActtaca includes:
- the LOC113142589 gene encoding LOW QUALITY PROTEIN: CAAX prenyl protease 2-like (The sequence of the model RefSeq protein was modified relative to this genomic sequence to represent the inferred CDS: inserted 1 base in 1 codon), with protein sequence MLTVTASVWELMGVRIEGFIPAAIVPLLLTIYFYPAPLMHSAIDNPDGLTGELKSTLDVQSWRLCVGDAMSLRNQVVAPVTEELVFRGAMLPMLDLGLFFSHFHHVIEQQRLHKDSMSVFLLVAVHVVGPVLCHSFSNSQXPDINAALQHPHM